A single genomic interval of Rosistilla ulvae harbors:
- a CDS encoding dihydrodipicolinate synthase family protein → MQTTPVTYENLRDSIIAVPPLCRDADYRICKTENQKVVRHIEAGGVSSLLYGGNANLYHVRVSEFADLLNTLSEIAADNTLVVPSVGPAYGMMMDQADIIRDTKFPTVMVLPAEGVMTEQGLLRGFRHFVEAIGRPAVLYIKREGYISPQGAAKLVDDGLVSFIKYAIVRDDPSVDPFLTELVDCVDRKLIVSGIGEQPAIVHLKQFGITGFTSGCVCVAPGLSQQMLQALYADDLDKAESIRQTFLPLEDLRNEINPIRVLHQAVASAGIAQTGPQIPLLDEIDPARVDEIRDAASALMAAGK, encoded by the coding sequence ATGCAAACAACTCCCGTAACCTACGAAAACCTTCGCGATTCGATCATCGCTGTTCCACCGTTGTGCCGCGACGCGGACTATCGGATCTGCAAAACCGAAAACCAAAAAGTCGTTCGCCACATCGAAGCGGGAGGTGTCAGTTCGTTGCTGTACGGTGGGAACGCCAATTTGTATCACGTTCGGGTCAGCGAATTTGCCGACCTTTTGAACACGTTGTCGGAGATCGCCGCCGATAACACGCTGGTCGTTCCGTCGGTCGGACCGGCGTATGGAATGATGATGGATCAAGCCGACATCATCCGCGATACCAAATTCCCGACCGTGATGGTCTTGCCCGCCGAAGGGGTGATGACCGAACAGGGATTGTTGCGCGGGTTCCGCCATTTTGTCGAAGCGATCGGTCGCCCCGCGGTCCTCTATATCAAACGCGAAGGCTACATCTCGCCCCAAGGGGCGGCCAAATTGGTCGACGACGGATTGGTCTCGTTCATTAAATACGCGATCGTTCGCGACGATCCCTCGGTCGATCCGTTCCTGACCGAGCTTGTCGATTGCGTCGATCGCAAGCTGATCGTCAGTGGGATCGGGGAACAACCGGCGATCGTCCACTTGAAGCAGTTCGGAATCACCGGCTTCACTTCCGGCTGCGTCTGTGTCGCCCCCGGCCTTTCGCAGCAGATGTTGCAGGCACTGTATGCGGATGACCTGGACAAAGCCGAATCGATTCGCCAAACGTTCCTGCCGTTGGAGGATTTGCGAAACGAGATCAATCCGATCCGCGTCCTTCACCAAGCTGTCGCATCGGCCGGGATCGCCCAAACCGGACCTCAGATCCCGTTACTCGACGAGATCGATCCGGCCCGCGTCGATGAAATTCGCGATGCAGCGTCGGCGTTGATGGCTGCCGGGAAATAG
- a CDS encoding nucleoside deaminase, whose amino-acid sequence MMSLNFSMPDWAVQQIAAEPSHFPDLSSRMELVIGYARRNFRHATGGPFAAGVFEKESGRLVAIGLNRVVPCHASIAHAEMIAISLAQQTLGTYDLGGADLPEHQLVVNGRPCAMCFGAIPWSGIRSVAIAASGEQIESITGFDEGPIHPHWQHELRRRGIEVIEEVMADKACQMFRDFVAAGGEIYNGRRDAPAT is encoded by the coding sequence ATGATGTCACTCAATTTTTCGATGCCCGACTGGGCGGTCCAACAGATTGCTGCCGAACCGTCCCACTTTCCCGATCTCTCGTCGCGGATGGAATTGGTGATCGGTTATGCCCGGCGAAACTTTCGCCATGCGACCGGCGGCCCGTTTGCCGCGGGGGTCTTCGAAAAGGAATCGGGGCGATTGGTTGCGATCGGTTTGAACCGCGTCGTCCCCTGTCATGCCTCGATCGCCCACGCGGAGATGATCGCGATCAGTCTGGCTCAACAAACGCTGGGGACCTATGACCTCGGCGGGGCCGACCTGCCCGAGCATCAATTGGTCGTCAACGGGCGTCCCTGTGCGATGTGTTTTGGGGCGATCCCCTGGTCGGGGATTCGATCGGTCGCGATCGCCGCCTCGGGCGAACAGATCGAATCGATCACCGGGTTCGACGAAGGGCCGATCCATCCCCACTGGCAACACGAACTGCGTCGCCGCGGGATCGAAGTGATCGAAGAGGTGATGGCTGACAAGGCCTGCCAGATGTTTCGTGACTTTGTCGCCGCAGGAGGCGAGATCTACAACGGCCGCCGAGACGCTCCGGCGACCTGA
- a CDS encoding C45 family autoproteolytic acyltransferase/hydolase, giving the protein MVPATSIAASPDSLTQRLDPLFAILSGRETQFSVSVEGQIPIDGKTQSIQLQLTRYNDQSFDLTAHHPEYAVSIRRRPDATALALPKHGVVYIGRGEVDADDHLVPKAIVSRLVGSGCKIAPYLAVVSNSDAKSTLSLLSNFIEIKQTDNSWTIGDDVRIDPIDNDLTALRITAGENQAMIRVEEPAEMLSVDAWPEMRAETIDRKQLELHLARGGRRAMEVLLPSRELTSPAEHPQNVDHGQLRYVDGQRLVVLSGTPEQIGRAHGQLLRDESQRCIDSVLYAFGTVQTVLTGRWFRDDLEKAYVRLKPHIPADHLTETRALAQSLGQDPEVLEALNVFPELFHCSGFALFDSATTDGKLYHGRVLDYMTTIGLQDCATTFVVSVDGKIPFANVGYAAFTGSVSGMNNQSISLGEMGGKGEGQWDGAPMATLMRRALEECSTLQQVEKLWTDSPRTCEYYYVFADGKTNEAVGVAATPESIEFIRPGEGHPLLGEGIADSLLLSAGGRLDTLRSRVQQNHGQFDAEKSMWLMSRPVAMSSNLHNVLFVPADGIFYVANADHKHPAAERPYVRFNLNELLTPAAANQPSTVAAP; this is encoded by the coding sequence ATGGTCCCGGCAACGTCGATCGCCGCCAGTCCGGACAGTTTGACCCAGCGGTTGGATCCGTTGTTCGCAATCCTTTCCGGACGCGAGACGCAGTTTTCCGTTTCGGTCGAAGGGCAGATTCCGATCGATGGTAAAACGCAGTCGATCCAATTGCAGTTGACCCGCTACAACGATCAATCGTTTGATCTAACGGCCCATCATCCCGAGTATGCCGTTTCCATCCGCCGCCGCCCCGATGCGACGGCGTTGGCGTTGCCAAAGCATGGAGTCGTTTATATCGGGCGTGGAGAGGTCGACGCGGACGATCATCTGGTGCCGAAAGCGATCGTGTCGCGACTGGTTGGTTCGGGCTGCAAAATCGCTCCCTATCTGGCCGTGGTTTCCAACAGCGACGCGAAATCAACCCTCTCGCTGCTTTCGAACTTCATCGAAATCAAGCAGACCGACAATTCGTGGACGATCGGAGACGATGTCCGCATCGACCCGATCGATAACGACCTCACGGCGCTGCGAATCACCGCGGGAGAGAATCAAGCGATGATTCGCGTCGAAGAACCGGCGGAGATGTTGTCGGTCGACGCGTGGCCCGAGATGCGTGCCGAAACGATCGATCGCAAGCAATTGGAACTGCACTTGGCCCGCGGTGGGCGACGGGCAATGGAGGTGCTGTTGCCGTCGCGCGAATTGACATCGCCCGCAGAACATCCACAAAACGTCGACCATGGCCAACTGCGGTACGTCGACGGACAACGCTTGGTCGTTTTGTCGGGCACTCCCGAACAGATCGGACGCGCCCACGGACAATTGTTGCGAGACGAATCGCAGCGTTGCATCGATTCGGTTCTCTACGCGTTTGGAACCGTCCAAACCGTCTTGACCGGACGCTGGTTCCGCGACGATTTGGAAAAAGCTTACGTTCGGCTGAAACCACACATCCCCGCGGACCATCTGACCGAAACGCGTGCGTTGGCGCAAAGCTTGGGACAAGATCCCGAAGTTCTTGAGGCGTTGAACGTCTTCCCGGAACTGTTCCATTGTTCGGGGTTTGCCCTTTTTGATTCGGCGACCACCGACGGGAAACTTTATCACGGCCGCGTCCTTGATTACATGACAACGATCGGTCTGCAGGATTGTGCGACAACTTTTGTCGTCTCGGTCGACGGCAAGATTCCATTTGCGAACGTTGGTTATGCGGCGTTCACCGGCAGCGTCAGCGGGATGAACAATCAATCGATTTCGCTGGGCGAAATGGGTGGCAAAGGGGAAGGTCAATGGGATGGAGCACCGATGGCGACGCTGATGCGTCGAGCGTTGGAAGAGTGTTCCACGCTGCAGCAGGTCGAAAAACTGTGGACCGATAGCCCGCGGACTTGCGAGTACTATTATGTCTTCGCCGATGGCAAGACAAACGAAGCGGTTGGCGTCGCCGCGACTCCCGAATCGATCGAGTTCATTCGTCCCGGTGAAGGGCATCCGTTGCTGGGTGAAGGGATCGCCGATTCGTTGCTGCTGTCGGCCGGCGGTCGTTTGGATACGCTTCGCTCCCGCGTCCAACAGAACCACGGCCAGTTCGATGCCGAAAAGTCGATGTGGCTGATGAGTCGTCCGGTCGCTATGTCGTCGAATCTGCACAACGTCTTGTTTGTTCCGGCCGATGGCATCTTCTACGTTGCCAACGCCGATCACAAACATCCCGCCGCCGAGCGACCTTACGTGCGATTCAATTTGAACGAATTGCTAACTCCCGCTGCGGCAAACCAACCGAGCACCGTGGCGGCTCCCTGA
- a CDS encoding BBP7 family outer membrane beta-barrel protein encodes MVNAVSFRRLIYTTLVFSTCFALSLPADADWEAGKYWMSHSDTFSSPSISEAALPPRYLGDAVAANSGESLSTPPDAPAPATDKTLPPPASFDPATIPRLSELEAKVLETQVLTEAQIQALLAPTRNQYLSPSSSAQGNSCEVNGTCPPSETTTPVGSSTQSGTCNTADSCPPPRSRLLPRLPSIQITKAPSATNCPPIAAPCNPRCWAHAEVLSWRLQGDRLPILVTTSPLGTAQADAGILGLPTTVPIFGGDRFDTDSRLGGRLNVGRWLRRAEGIAVEADFSFLPKEDETHTFVSAGATTLARPFYDVNPAVDAEAADLIAFDGVVGGRLTIEMESELYTGSLGMRAVSLRFSNAKTGRRVDWLSGFRYFRLAESLQIDDLRTAVATHASPYGTLDVGTTFASHDHFKTENDFYGYDLGVSIQKERGRWLLRSQAKVALGVNHQVVENDGQRTITPTVGAAVTERGGLLTGQGNDGQVSQQRFAVLPEARIELGYQVTKHLRATAGYQFLYLTEAVRPGSQVDRAANSSLLDAAVADAGPVRPGPLFESDNVYVHGGTFGLQFSY; translated from the coding sequence ATGGTAAACGCTGTTTCTTTTCGTCGGTTGATCTACACGACGCTGGTCTTTTCCACTTGCTTTGCACTGTCGCTGCCAGCGGACGCCGATTGGGAAGCTGGAAAGTATTGGATGTCGCACTCCGATACCTTCTCTTCGCCTTCGATCTCCGAAGCTGCCCTGCCACCGCGGTATCTGGGGGACGCGGTTGCGGCAAATTCTGGCGAGTCCCTGTCTACGCCGCCGGACGCCCCCGCGCCAGCGACCGACAAAACTCTGCCTCCCCCCGCCTCTTTCGACCCCGCGACCATTCCACGCCTGAGCGAATTGGAAGCGAAGGTGCTGGAAACTCAGGTCCTGACCGAAGCGCAGATCCAAGCGTTGCTGGCTCCCACCCGCAATCAATACCTTTCGCCCAGCTCCTCGGCGCAAGGGAATTCCTGCGAAGTGAATGGTACTTGCCCGCCGTCGGAGACGACCACGCCAGTCGGCAGTTCGACGCAATCTGGAACATGCAACACGGCCGATTCGTGTCCACCACCCCGGTCGCGTCTGCTGCCTCGGCTTCCATCCATCCAAATTACCAAAGCTCCGTCCGCCACGAATTGTCCTCCCATCGCCGCTCCCTGCAATCCACGTTGCTGGGCGCACGCGGAGGTTCTGTCCTGGCGTTTGCAAGGGGATCGTCTGCCGATCCTGGTGACGACCAGCCCCCTTGGTACGGCGCAGGCCGACGCCGGAATATTGGGCCTGCCGACCACCGTCCCGATATTCGGTGGCGATCGATTCGATACGGATTCCCGATTGGGCGGCCGGTTGAACGTCGGCCGCTGGTTGCGTCGGGCCGAAGGGATTGCGGTGGAAGCCGATTTCAGTTTCCTGCCGAAGGAAGACGAGACGCACACTTTCGTCTCGGCCGGCGCTACGACCTTGGCCCGTCCATTCTATGACGTCAATCCGGCCGTCGATGCCGAAGCGGCCGACCTGATCGCGTTTGACGGCGTCGTCGGAGGGCGACTGACGATCGAGATGGAAAGCGAACTGTACACCGGCAGCTTGGGGATGCGCGCTGTCTCGCTGCGGTTCAGCAACGCCAAAACCGGTCGCCGCGTCGATTGGCTCTCCGGGTTCCGGTACTTTCGGCTCGCCGAATCGTTGCAGATCGACGACCTGCGAACCGCTGTCGCAACGCACGCCAGCCCCTACGGGACGCTCGACGTCGGCACGACGTTTGCCAGTCACGATCACTTCAAAACGGAAAACGATTTCTACGGTTACGACTTGGGCGTCAGCATTCAAAAGGAGCGTGGGCGCTGGTTGCTGCGTTCCCAAGCGAAGGTCGCTTTGGGCGTGAACCATCAAGTGGTCGAAAACGACGGTCAACGGACGATCACCCCCACGGTTGGCGCGGCGGTGACTGAACGGGGCGGATTGTTGACAGGTCAGGGGAACGATGGCCAGGTTTCGCAGCAACGATTTGCCGTCCTCCCCGAGGCGCGGATCGAGTTGGGTTATCAAGTGACCAAGCACTTGCGAGCGACCGCGGGCTACCAATTCCTGTATCTCACCGAAGCGGTCCGGCCTGGCAGCCAGGTCGATCGCGCCGCCAACAGCAGCTTGTTGGATGCGGCCGTCGCCGATGCGGGCCCCGTCCGCCCCGGACCGCTGTTTGAATCGGACAACGTCTACGTCCATGGCGGAACGTTTGGATTGCAGTTTTCCTACTGA
- a CDS encoding peroxiredoxin family protein, whose protein sequence is MRIRTLRYSVSLAIIISVGAGAYAADSQSKVEPTADEAAAAETLAGHSYHGEFLNEGPRQAAYLLGGTGAVDFPVTTSNPEAQAFFDQGLGQFYGFWYLEAERSFRQAAKLDPDCAMAYWGAALATHKVQKRARGFIAEAVKRKGDVSKRERMYIEAYDAYLNFDERLKEKEQKKEKDSEEEAGKSDKKPDDKDADKKSDDKDSEKKPVDKDAEKKLEKERKEKRAKEYTEALEAIALAYPDDVEAKALLALQLYDNKGELANPSVLAVDGLMDKVFAVQPMHSAHHFRIHLWDYKKREMALESAALCGPAAPSIAHMWHMPGHIYSGLKRYRDAVWQQEASARVDHAQMIRDGLLPDQIHNFAHNNEWLIRNLNHIGRADDAVDLAINMIQLPRHPKYNTLKKKGSTTYGRLRLVETLTQYERWQQAFELCQGPLLEPTDDDKEQLVRLRLLGAASFMTDRPAAGEEVLADLNARLEKQRNEQKEAGEKAAAEATEKAIDAAAVKKAGQAARQAAEAELTKGAKDAPAETSPAASDDKPTTDEVVAADEKGAEDKPADDDPDVAKQISERVAAAEAEVRKQQIDKESKTIDKARTAARKPFATPINDLVKAIAEVEGFREYAAQDYPAALALLKKGGKDVSPYLLAVCQLRSGDPKTAIATAKKEADKNKNEVLPLAWLADIYAEAGDWMLAKETFESLRALSSDLDLDAAPFARLAPIAAELELEPDWRLAAEPKDDLGERPDLDSLGPFRWHPSPAPSWSLTDSEGKTRSLADYNGRPVVAIFYLGWGCLHCAEQLQAFAPQAEAFAKAGIEIVAISSDGKSDLQKSIDLYDGKPLPFPLISDPNLETFKAYRVFDDFEDQPLHGTFLIDSQGLIRWQDTGFEPFMDPQFVLDEAARLLQP, encoded by the coding sequence ATGAGAATTCGCACCCTGCGTTATTCGGTATCGCTTGCGATCATCATCTCGGTCGGTGCAGGCGCCTACGCTGCCGACAGCCAATCGAAGGTCGAACCAACCGCGGACGAAGCGGCCGCCGCGGAAACGCTTGCCGGACATTCGTACCACGGCGAATTTCTGAACGAAGGGCCTCGGCAGGCCGCCTATTTGTTGGGGGGGACCGGTGCCGTCGACTTCCCCGTGACGACATCCAACCCCGAAGCGCAAGCCTTCTTCGACCAGGGGCTCGGTCAGTTCTATGGGTTCTGGTATCTGGAGGCGGAGCGGTCGTTTCGTCAAGCGGCGAAGCTGGATCCCGATTGCGCGATGGCTTATTGGGGAGCGGCATTGGCGACGCACAAGGTCCAAAAACGAGCCAGAGGCTTCATCGCCGAAGCGGTCAAACGGAAGGGGGATGTCAGCAAGCGGGAGCGGATGTATATCGAAGCGTACGACGCCTATCTGAACTTCGATGAACGTTTGAAAGAGAAGGAACAGAAGAAGGAGAAGGACTCCGAAGAGGAAGCTGGCAAATCGGACAAGAAGCCGGACGACAAGGACGCGGACAAGAAGTCCGACGACAAGGATTCCGAAAAGAAGCCCGTCGATAAGGATGCGGAAAAGAAGTTGGAAAAGGAGCGCAAGGAGAAACGTGCCAAGGAATACACCGAAGCCTTGGAAGCGATCGCGTTGGCGTATCCGGACGACGTCGAAGCCAAAGCGTTGCTCGCGCTGCAGCTTTACGACAACAAAGGGGAACTAGCCAATCCGAGTGTGCTTGCTGTCGATGGTTTGATGGACAAGGTTTTTGCGGTCCAGCCGATGCATTCGGCCCATCACTTCCGGATCCATCTGTGGGATTACAAGAAGCGTGAAATGGCTTTGGAATCGGCGGCATTGTGCGGCCCCGCGGCACCATCGATCGCGCACATGTGGCACATGCCTGGCCATATCTATTCGGGCTTGAAGCGGTATCGCGATGCCGTCTGGCAACAGGAAGCGTCGGCGCGTGTCGACCATGCCCAGATGATTCGCGACGGCCTGTTGCCCGATCAAATCCATAACTTCGCCCACAATAACGAATGGTTGATCCGGAACCTCAACCACATCGGTCGTGCCGATGACGCTGTCGATCTGGCAATCAACATGATCCAACTGCCGCGGCACCCGAAATACAACACGCTGAAGAAAAAGGGGAGCACGACGTACGGCCGATTGCGTCTGGTCGAGACGTTGACGCAGTACGAACGTTGGCAACAAGCGTTCGAACTCTGCCAAGGGCCGTTGCTGGAACCGACCGACGACGACAAGGAACAGCTTGTCCGATTGCGGTTGTTGGGGGCGGCCAGCTTTATGACCGACCGACCGGCCGCTGGCGAAGAGGTTTTGGCCGATCTGAACGCCCGTCTGGAGAAGCAACGGAACGAACAAAAAGAGGCGGGGGAAAAGGCCGCTGCCGAAGCAACCGAAAAAGCGATCGATGCCGCGGCGGTGAAGAAGGCGGGCCAGGCGGCTCGCCAAGCGGCGGAAGCCGAACTGACCAAGGGGGCGAAGGATGCTCCCGCCGAAACTTCGCCGGCAGCCAGCGACGACAAGCCGACGACCGACGAAGTGGTTGCCGCTGACGAAAAGGGTGCGGAGGACAAACCGGCCGACGACGATCCGGACGTGGCGAAACAAATTTCCGAGCGTGTGGCGGCGGCTGAAGCGGAGGTTCGCAAGCAGCAGATCGACAAGGAAAGCAAGACGATCGACAAAGCGCGAACCGCGGCGCGGAAACCATTTGCGACTCCGATCAACGATCTTGTCAAAGCGATCGCCGAGGTCGAAGGCTTTCGCGAATATGCCGCCCAGGACTATCCCGCCGCGTTGGCGTTGCTGAAGAAGGGAGGCAAAGATGTCAGCCCCTATCTGTTGGCGGTCTGTCAGCTGCGAAGCGGAGATCCCAAAACGGCCATTGCGACGGCTAAAAAGGAAGCGGACAAGAACAAAAACGAGGTGCTGCCGCTGGCGTGGCTTGCGGACATCTATGCCGAAGCGGGGGACTGGATGCTGGCGAAGGAGACGTTCGAAAGCTTGCGAGCGTTGTCGTCGGATCTCGATCTCGATGCCGCCCCCTTCGCGCGGCTGGCGCCGATCGCCGCCGAATTGGAATTGGAGCCGGATTGGCGGCTGGCGGCCGAGCCGAAAGATGATCTTGGCGAGCGTCCCGACCTCGATTCGCTGGGGCCATTCCGATGGCATCCCTCACCGGCGCCGTCGTGGAGTTTGACCGATTCGGAAGGGAAAACCCGTTCGTTGGCCGACTACAACGGCCGGCCTGTCGTGGCGATCTTCTATTTGGGATGGGGATGTTTGCATTGTGCCGAGCAATTGCAAGCGTTTGCACCGCAGGCCGAAGCGTTTGCCAAAGCGGGGATCGAGATCGTGGCGATCAGCAGCGACGGGAAATCGGACCTGCAGAAATCGATCGATCTTTACGATGGCAAACCGCTCCCCTTTCCGTTGATCTCCGATCCCAACTTGGAAACGTTCAAGGCCTATCGCGTCTTTGACGACTTCGAGGACCAACCGCTTCACGGCACCTTCTTGATCGACAGCCAGGGGCTTATCCGTTGGCAAGACACCGGATTTGAGCCGTTTATGGATCCGCAGTTCGTGCTGGACGAAGCGGCGCGGCTGCTGCAGCCCTGA
- the rimO gene encoding 30S ribosomal protein S12 methylthiotransferase RimO — translation MQLPIISATNNAEPQAATEPTGDARGSYAVISLGCPKNTVDTEQMLGQLHEFGYRLVDDPDGADFVVVNTCGFIDSARQESMGAIDEMLDLKQQGKLRGVIVTGCLAERQRDQLMAARPEIDGMLGVFGRDDIVDVANRFVDGIAEQRTIFRPAPIQALPDNRRLGITPQHFSYLKISEGCDRLCTFCAIPKMRGKHASKPIEQVVAEARRMAESGVRELNVVAQDTTYYGLDLYGETRLTELLQQLDAIDGLDWIRLMYFYPMYIDDALLDTIASAKRIVPYIDMPLQHASDPMLRRMSRRVNRGDTETLLKKMRSRIDNLVMRTTFITGFPGETEQDVDQLYEFIETHQFERLGIFTYSLEPDTPAAKLPNHVPADVAEARRARLMQLQQEMAFDWNQQRVGTQADVLIDRPMPDQPGVWIGRTTADAPDIDGLVFVSEQDSPLDQGVIVRSEIVASQGYDLVAVPTESPR, via the coding sequence ATGCAACTGCCGATCATTTCCGCAACGAACAACGCAGAACCGCAGGCCGCCACGGAGCCAACCGGCGACGCGCGAGGCAGCTATGCGGTCATCAGTCTTGGGTGCCCGAAGAACACGGTCGACACCGAACAGATGTTGGGCCAGTTGCATGAATTCGGTTACCGATTAGTCGACGATCCCGATGGGGCCGACTTTGTGGTCGTCAACACCTGCGGCTTCATCGATTCGGCGCGTCAGGAATCGATGGGGGCGATCGATGAGATGTTGGATCTGAAGCAGCAGGGGAAGCTGCGAGGCGTAATCGTGACGGGCTGTCTGGCGGAACGGCAACGAGACCAATTGATGGCCGCCCGCCCCGAGATCGATGGCATGCTGGGTGTCTTTGGCCGCGACGATATCGTCGACGTGGCCAATCGATTTGTCGATGGGATCGCCGAACAACGGACGATCTTCCGCCCCGCGCCGATCCAAGCTTTGCCCGACAATCGACGATTGGGGATCACCCCGCAACACTTCTCCTATCTGAAGATTTCCGAAGGTTGCGATCGACTGTGTACGTTCTGTGCGATCCCCAAGATGCGAGGCAAGCACGCCAGCAAGCCGATCGAACAAGTGGTTGCTGAAGCGCGACGGATGGCCGAGAGCGGCGTTCGCGAATTGAACGTCGTCGCGCAAGACACGACCTATTACGGATTGGATCTCTACGGCGAGACGCGTTTAACCGAACTGTTGCAACAGCTCGACGCGATCGACGGACTCGATTGGATCCGGCTGATGTATTTCTATCCGATGTACATCGACGACGCTTTGTTGGACACGATCGCTTCGGCGAAACGGATCGTCCCCTACATCGACATGCCATTGCAACACGCCAGCGATCCGATGTTGCGGCGGATGTCGCGCCGTGTGAATCGAGGCGATACCGAAACGCTGCTGAAAAAGATGCGATCGCGGATCGACAATCTGGTGATGCGGACCACGTTCATCACTGGATTCCCTGGCGAAACCGAACAGGATGTCGACCAGCTTTATGAGTTCATCGAGACGCATCAGTTCGAGCGGTTGGGGATCTTCACCTATTCGTTGGAACCCGATACGCCGGCCGCCAAATTGCCGAACCATGTTCCCGCCGACGTCGCCGAAGCGCGGCGAGCGCGTTTGATGCAATTGCAGCAGGAAATGGCTTTTGATTGGAACCAGCAGCGTGTGGGAACGCAGGCCGACGTCTTGATCGACCGTCCGATGCCCGATCAACCGGGGGTATGGATCGGTCGGACGACCGCCGACGCCCCCGACATCGACGGTTTGGTCTTTGTGTCGGAACAGGATTCGCCATTGGATCAAGGTGTGATCGTGCGATCGGAGATCGTTGCGTCACAGGGTTACGACCTGGTGGCGGTGCCGACCGAATCGCCCCGCTAA
- the pgsA gene encoding CDP-diacylglycerol--glycerol-3-phosphate 3-phosphatidyltransferase, whose product MTTAPTTTATPPTIYNVPNLLTTIRFFLAIGVIALLAFEEYWPALIAFSVAAGTDWMDGYWARKYGQVTKLGRIFDPFVDKIIICGTFIALVAIDGSSVAPWIAIVIVARELLVTSLRGMIEGAGGDFSARWSGKWKMVLQCAAIIIVLICLGMRDTPAWAWQAATISLWAAVALTLYSGWEYILAAAKMLRDGAKS is encoded by the coding sequence ATGACGACTGCCCCCACGACGACAGCCACACCGCCGACGATCTACAACGTTCCCAACCTATTGACGACGATCCGTTTCTTCTTGGCGATCGGAGTGATCGCGCTGCTCGCGTTCGAGGAATATTGGCCGGCATTGATCGCATTTTCGGTCGCGGCGGGGACCGATTGGATGGATGGCTATTGGGCACGCAAGTATGGCCAAGTCACGAAACTCGGCCGGATCTTCGATCCCTTTGTCGACAAGATCATCATCTGCGGCACCTTCATCGCACTGGTTGCCATCGATGGATCGAGCGTCGCGCCGTGGATAGCGATCGTGATCGTCGCTCGCGAGCTATTGGTGACGTCGCTGCGTGGCATGATCGAAGGGGCGGGGGGCGATTTCTCGGCGCGGTGGTCGGGAAAGTGGAAGATGGTGCTGCAGTGTGCGGCAATTATCATCGTCTTGATTTGCTTGGGCATGCGTGACACGCCCGCATGGGCTTGGCAAGCTGCCACGATCAGTCTTTGGGCCGCTGTTGCGCTGACGCTCTATTCTGGATGGGAGTACATTCTGGCGGCGGCAAAAATGTTGCGTGATGGCGCGAAATCTTAG
- a CDS encoding DUF3302 domain-containing protein → MFLNYLALCMILIVLVILFYTFIYIHELPYESAKHRNHPQQDAIYVACWLSLFTLHAIWPLVFLWALSHKDDSATAETESGTANHSDLLTRLAQLESRIKEMEQEASGKPAKGARGK, encoded by the coding sequence GTGTTTCTCAACTATCTTGCCCTGTGTATGATTTTGATCGTTCTGGTCATTCTTTTCTACACATTCATCTACATCCACGAATTGCCGTACGAATCGGCAAAGCACCGGAATCATCCTCAACAGGATGCGATCTACGTTGCCTGTTGGTTAAGCCTGTTCACGCTGCACGCGATCTGGCCGTTGGTCTTTTTATGGGCGCTGTCGCATAAAGACGATTCGGCCACCGCCGAGACCGAATCAGGGACGGCGAATCATTCCGATCTATTGACTCGTCTGGCGCAACTGGAGAGTCGGATCAAGGAAATGGAACAAGAAGCATCGGGAAAACCAGCGAAAGGGGCGCGTGGGAAATGA